From the genome of Spinacia oleracea cultivar Varoflay chromosome 2, BTI_SOV_V1, whole genome shotgun sequence, one region includes:
- the LOC110785832 gene encoding probably inactive receptor-like protein kinase At2g46850 isoform X2: MPSLIYALIFTSFLTFTQLGAIPISQSLKKSQLNHKVSIFNHQSCNETCGRFQVTFPFYINNGSCGWSNPPLSDSFQLTCLNSTSLFLNIESQNYRVLEFFSDGVLVDFPGFSNTCRPYNDLSSFGFGGNDVFGVSNDNVIGLYDCEDSSLCKANCESNDLPGCDRNGNGNGSGPVCCYPLTDHSVWHIGDDFDVFAKFECRGFSSWVVPRGMSSGKRGVKLEWAIPMNSSKEVCDVNAYRVNATTLKHGIRCICDDGFVGDGYVNGTACLKSCFKDGKEEFGKDCEPKRHNKRKMIILAGVLTSAFAAASLLILLCLIKRSVKSTAFGSPNKPQFRSTLSFRKSCNTRLFTLNELDEATGGFNEGQKVMDSCGGSVFTGKLKDGSHIAVQRVICYTPMVVYEFPENGTLEDHLHLHKGQPEKIGLDWYKRLSIAAQTASLLAFLQHEVSPPVSHHNLKTSSIFLDQDFNIKVACFGLFSSLELYNSDVYELGVFLLEVVSGSKHPDMATVALHKTRDGKIEEIVDPLLYYHEQPPFRRDQIDRVADIATRCLLFGGDGKLRMVDVARELVHITRDSIDGGSRRGPALEETFSNSSLLQMISISPDSIYVP; the protein is encoded by the exons ATGCCCTCTCTAATTTATGCTCTTATATTCACTTCCTTTCTCACTTTCACACAACTGGGTGCAATACCCATCTCCCAATCCCTCAAGAAATCACAATTAAATCATAAAGTTAGCATCTTTAATCATCAAAGTTGCAATGAAACTTGTGGTAGATTTCAAGTAACTTTCCCATTTTACATAAACAATGGTTCATGTGGGTGGTCTAATCCCCCATTATCGGATTCATTCCAACTAACTTGCCTTAACTCAACTTCCCTTTTCCTTAACATTGAATCCCAAAATTACAGGGTATTGGAATTCTTTTCTGATGGGGTTTTGGTTGATTTTCCAGGGTTTTCCAACACTTGCCGCCCTTATAATGACTTAAGCTCGTTTGGTTTTGGGGGGAATGATGTTTTTGGGGTATCAAATGACAATGTAATTGGGTTGTATGATTGTGAGGATTCATCCTTGTGTAAAGCTAATTGTGAGTCTAATGATTTACCTGGTTGTGATAGgaatgggaatgggaatgggAGTGGGCCAGTTTGTTGCTATCCATTAACTGATCATAGTGTGTGGCATATAGGAGATGATTTTGATGTGTTTGCTAAGTTTGAGTGCAGGGGATTTTCGTCTTGGGTGGTCCCAAGAGGGATGAGTTCAGGGAAAAGAGGGGTGAAATTAGAATGGGCTATTCCTATGAACTCATCTAAAGAAGTTTGTGATGTTAATGCATATAGAGTGAATGCAACTACTTTAAAGCATGGAATAAGATGCATTTGTGATGATGGGTTTGTTGGTGATGGTTATGTCAATGGAACTGCTTGCTTGAAAT CATGCTTCAAGGATGGAAAGGAAGAATTTGGCAAAGACTGTGAACCAAAGAGGCACAACAAAAGAAAGATGATAATACTAGCTG GAGTTCTGACATCAGCTTTTGCTGCTGCCTCTTTGCTGATCCTTCTGTGTCTGATAAAAAGGTCAGTGAAATCTACCGCGTTTGGGTCTCCCAACAAGCCCCAATTTCGCAGCACATTATCATTCCGAAAATCTTGTAACACGCGGCTTTTCACCTTAAATGAACTAGACGAAGCCACGGGTGGATTCAACGAGGGCCAGAAAGTGATGGACAGTTGTGGTGGAAGTGTCTTCACCGGCAAACTTAAAGATGGTTCTCACATTGCAGTCCAAAGAGTCATAT GTTACACTCCTATGGTGGTGTACGAATTCCCTGAAAATGGAACCCTCGAAGACCATTTGCATTTGCACAAAGGACAACCAGAAAAGATTGGTCTTGATTGGTACAAGAGGTTAAGCATTGCTGCTCAAACAGCTAGTTTACTTGCTTTTTTACAGCATGAAGTTTCACCTCCTGTTTCCCATCATAATCTCAAGACTAGTAGCATTTTCCTAGACCAAGATTTTAACATCAAAGTAGCTTGTTTCGGGTTATTCAGTAGTTTAGAGTTGTATAATAGTGATGTTTATGAATTAGGTGTGTTTCTTTTAGAGGTAGTTTCAGGCTCAAAACACCCAGATATGGCTACAGTTGCTTTGCACAAGACTAGGGATGGTAAGATAGAAGAGATAGTTGACCCTCTTCTTTACTACCACGAACAGCCTCCTTTTCGGAGGGATCAGATTGATAGAGTTGCTGATATTGCCACAAGGTGTTTGCTCTTTGGAGGGGATGGAAAACTTAGGATGGTGGACGTTGCACGAGAACTTGTGCATATCACGAGGGATAGTATCGATGGTGGTAGTCGAAGAGGGCCAGCGTTGGAGGAGACCTTTTCGAACTCTAGTCTTCTTCAGATGATTTCCATATCTCCAGATTCCATTTATGTCCCTTAA
- the LOC110785832 gene encoding probably inactive receptor-like protein kinase At2g46850 isoform X1: MPSLIYALIFTSFLTFTQLGAIPISQSLKKSQLNHKVSIFNHQSCNETCGRFQVTFPFYINNGSCGWSNPPLSDSFQLTCLNSTSLFLNIESQNYRVLEFFSDGVLVDFPGFSNTCRPYNDLSSFGFGGNDVFGVSNDNVIGLYDCEDSSLCKANCESNDLPGCDRNGNGNGSGPVCCYPLTDHSVWHIGDDFDVFAKFECRGFSSWVVPRGMSSGKRGVKLEWAIPMNSSKEVCDVNAYRVNATTLKHGIRCICDDGFVGDGYVNGTACLKSCFKDGKEEFGKDCEPKRHNKRKMIILAGVLTSAFAAASLLILLCLIKRSVKSTAFGSPNKPQFRSTLSFRKSCNTRLFTLNELDEATGGFNEGQKVMDSCGGSVFTGKLKDGSHIAVQRVICENEKDLMHVLTRVELLSTIMHRNLAHIFGCCIDSGYTPMVVYEFPENGTLEDHLHLHKGQPEKIGLDWYKRLSIAAQTASLLAFLQHEVSPPVSHHNLKTSSIFLDQDFNIKVACFGLFSSLELYNSDVYELGVFLLEVVSGSKHPDMATVALHKTRDGKIEEIVDPLLYYHEQPPFRRDQIDRVADIATRCLLFGGDGKLRMVDVARELVHITRDSIDGGSRRGPALEETFSNSSLLQMISISPDSIYVP; this comes from the exons ATGCCCTCTCTAATTTATGCTCTTATATTCACTTCCTTTCTCACTTTCACACAACTGGGTGCAATACCCATCTCCCAATCCCTCAAGAAATCACAATTAAATCATAAAGTTAGCATCTTTAATCATCAAAGTTGCAATGAAACTTGTGGTAGATTTCAAGTAACTTTCCCATTTTACATAAACAATGGTTCATGTGGGTGGTCTAATCCCCCATTATCGGATTCATTCCAACTAACTTGCCTTAACTCAACTTCCCTTTTCCTTAACATTGAATCCCAAAATTACAGGGTATTGGAATTCTTTTCTGATGGGGTTTTGGTTGATTTTCCAGGGTTTTCCAACACTTGCCGCCCTTATAATGACTTAAGCTCGTTTGGTTTTGGGGGGAATGATGTTTTTGGGGTATCAAATGACAATGTAATTGGGTTGTATGATTGTGAGGATTCATCCTTGTGTAAAGCTAATTGTGAGTCTAATGATTTACCTGGTTGTGATAGgaatgggaatgggaatgggAGTGGGCCAGTTTGTTGCTATCCATTAACTGATCATAGTGTGTGGCATATAGGAGATGATTTTGATGTGTTTGCTAAGTTTGAGTGCAGGGGATTTTCGTCTTGGGTGGTCCCAAGAGGGATGAGTTCAGGGAAAAGAGGGGTGAAATTAGAATGGGCTATTCCTATGAACTCATCTAAAGAAGTTTGTGATGTTAATGCATATAGAGTGAATGCAACTACTTTAAAGCATGGAATAAGATGCATTTGTGATGATGGGTTTGTTGGTGATGGTTATGTCAATGGAACTGCTTGCTTGAAAT CATGCTTCAAGGATGGAAAGGAAGAATTTGGCAAAGACTGTGAACCAAAGAGGCACAACAAAAGAAAGATGATAATACTAGCTG GAGTTCTGACATCAGCTTTTGCTGCTGCCTCTTTGCTGATCCTTCTGTGTCTGATAAAAAGGTCAGTGAAATCTACCGCGTTTGGGTCTCCCAACAAGCCCCAATTTCGCAGCACATTATCATTCCGAAAATCTTGTAACACGCGGCTTTTCACCTTAAATGAACTAGACGAAGCCACGGGTGGATTCAACGAGGGCCAGAAAGTGATGGACAGTTGTGGTGGAAGTGTCTTCACCGGCAAACTTAAAGATGGTTCTCACATTGCAGTCCAAAGAGTCATATGTGAGAATGAGAAAGACCTAATGCACGTATTAACTCGTGTTGAGCTCTTATCCACTATTATGCACCGGAATTTGGCTCATATATTTGGTTGCTGTATTGACTCAGGTTACACTCCTATGGTGGTGTACGAATTCCCTGAAAATGGAACCCTCGAAGACCATTTGCATTTGCACAAAGGACAACCAGAAAAGATTGGTCTTGATTGGTACAAGAGGTTAAGCATTGCTGCTCAAACAGCTAGTTTACTTGCTTTTTTACAGCATGAAGTTTCACCTCCTGTTTCCCATCATAATCTCAAGACTAGTAGCATTTTCCTAGACCAAGATTTTAACATCAAAGTAGCTTGTTTCGGGTTATTCAGTAGTTTAGAGTTGTATAATAGTGATGTTTATGAATTAGGTGTGTTTCTTTTAGAGGTAGTTTCAGGCTCAAAACACCCAGATATGGCTACAGTTGCTTTGCACAAGACTAGGGATGGTAAGATAGAAGAGATAGTTGACCCTCTTCTTTACTACCACGAACAGCCTCCTTTTCGGAGGGATCAGATTGATAGAGTTGCTGATATTGCCACAAGGTGTTTGCTCTTTGGAGGGGATGGAAAACTTAGGATGGTGGACGTTGCACGAGAACTTGTGCATATCACGAGGGATAGTATCGATGGTGGTAGTCGAAGAGGGCCAGCGTTGGAGGAGACCTTTTCGAACTCTAGTCTTCTTCAGATGATTTCCATATCTCCAGATTCCATTTATGTCCCTTAA
- the LOC110784927 gene encoding soluble inorganic pyrophosphatase 1 codes for MNFEAVDENEEMVIPSPRRPAKLNERILSSLSRRSVAAHPWHDLDIGPEAPKIANCVIEISKGSKVKYELDKKTGLIKVDRILYSSVVYPHNYGFIPRTLCDDNDPIDVLVLMQEPVLPGCFLRIKAIGLMPMIDQGEADDKIIAVCADDPEYKFYSDIKELPPHRLAEIRRFFEDYKKNENKEVAVNDFLPKEAAFEAIQHSMDLYGEYIMHTLKR; via the exons ATGAATTTTGAAGCAGTAGATGAAAATGAAGAGATGGTGATCCCATCACCACGTCGACCTGCCAAATTGAATGAGCGAATCCTTTCCTCCTTATCCAGGAGATCAGTTGCTGCACATCCATGGCATGATCTTGACATTG GTCCTGAAGCACCAAAAATTGCCAATTGT GTTATTGAGATCTCAAAAGGAAGCAAGGTCAAATATGAACTTGACAAGAAAACAGGATTAATTAAG GTTGATCGTATTCTGTATTCATCAGTGGTGTATCCTCACAACTATGGTTTTATCCCTCGCACATTATGTGATGACAATGATCCTATCGATGTCTTGGTCCTCATGCAG GAACCAGTCCTTCCTGGTTGTTTTCTGAGAATAAAGGCAATTGGGTTGATGCCCATGATTGATCAG GGTGAGGCAGATGACAAAATCATAGCAGTTTGTGCTGATGATCCAGAGTACAAGTTTTACTCAGACATCAAGGAACTTCCTCCACACAGACTTGCAGAAATTCGTCGTTTCTTTGAAGACT ACAAGAAGAATGAGAACAAAGAAGTTGCTGTTAATGACTTTCTGCCAAAGGAGGCCGCCTTTGAGGCTATCCAGCACTCAAT GGATCTGTATGGTGAATACATAATGCATACTCTGAAGCGGTAA
- the LOC110785848 gene encoding endoribonuclease Dicer homolog 1, which yields MEGENKVSDDSRPNYWLDACEEQDDIIPCEFIGDFGEFGSCNQPEVAGIDPSFFGGIDHILDSIKNGAGLPIAADNNDGMDIITPPPTTPKDMQVENLVVNCNVEVQRSSDNKLNGVDNGSNNMNIDNDNDNNMNMNNGDGDKGVVVDVRTSNGDSKRPSAREDCNVDRDRDSEERGGKRTRLSSGFRDERGYSSRVQSYGESNGRKRYREFDETGRRDRDRDRDRDLGGRRREYNNNGRRESRDRERRDREGKGYWEREGPGMKEIVYRVGSYEPARNRDANKVEFGKNQECNVRVGKNEEGNNKEKNLEERARHYQLEVLEQAKQKNTIAFLETGAGKTLIAVLLIKSICNRLQQQNKKVLAVFLVPKVPLVYQQAEVIREQTGYSVGHYCGEMGQDFWDTRRWQREFETKQVLVMTAQILLNILRHSIIKMEYIHLLILDECHHAVKKHPYSLVMSEFYHTTPKEKRPAIFGMTASPVNLKGVSSQVDCAIKIRNLETKLDSVVCTIKDRKELEKHVPMPSEIVVEYDKAASLLYLHEQITQMEVTVEEAARASTRKSKWQFMGARDAGAKEELRQVYGVSERTESDGAANLIQKLRAVNYALGELGQWCAYKVAHNFLVALQNDERANYQLDVKFQESYLSKVVALLQCQLSEGAAFNKDASSTEEVNGFHQDNGSVDEIEEGELPDCHVVSGGEHVDVVIGAAVADGKVTPKVQSLVKVLMKYQHTDDFRAIIFVERVVAALVLPKVFAELPSLNFIKCASLIGHNNNQEMRTSQMQDTIARFRDGRVTLLVATSVAEEGLDIRQCNVVIRFDLAKTVLAYIQSRGRARKPGSDYILMVERGNMSHETFLRNARNSEETLRKEAIERTDISHLKGTAGLVSADNVPGSVYQVASTGATVSLNSAVGLIHFYCSQLPSDRYSILHPEFIMERHEKPGGSTEYSCRLHLPCNAPFENLEGPLCSSMRLAQQAVCLAACKKLHEMGAFTDMLLPDKGSGEDGEKIEPNDEGEPLPGTARHREFYPEGIASILRGEWILSGRDGCDNSKIFHLYMYVVKWEHVGSSKDPFLTQVSEFSVLFGSELDAEVLSMSMDLFIARTMKIKASLVFRGSVDVTESQLASLKSFHVRMMSIILDVDVEPSTTPWDSAKAYLFVPMVGDKSLDPLKEIDWDLIETITRTDTWNNPLQRARPDVYLGTNERSLGGDRREYGFGKLRYGMAFGQKSHPTYGIRGAVAQYDVVKASGLVPDRDYSLQDNLELPKGKLMLADTCISAEDLVGKIVTAAHSGKRFFVDSVRYDMTADNSFPRKEGYLGPLEYSSYADYYKQKYGVELIYKKQPLLRGRGVSYCKNLLSPRFEHSEEHVGESEETLDKTYYVYLPAELCFVHPLPGVLVRGAQRLPSIMRRVESMLLAVELKSIINYPVPASKILEALTAASCQETFCYERAELLGDAYLKWVVSRFLFLKYPQKHEGQLTRMRQQMVSNMILYHHALEKGLQSYIQADRFAPSRWAAPGVLPVFDEDIKEGESSLFGQEKGNAKTGLEKDVNNNYDDDDDEMEDGEVESDSSSYRVLSSKTLADVVEALIGVHYVEGGKIAANHFMKWIGIDIEFNPDEIVCPKRPSVVPEGVLRSVNFDALEGALKIQFRDRTFLIEAITHASRPSSGVSCYQRLEFVGDAVLDHLITRHLFFKYTDLPPGRLTDLRAAAVNNENFARVAVKHELHMHLRHGSTALEKQIRDFVKEVGVELSKPGFNSFGLGDCKAPKVLGDIVESIAGAIFLDSSHDTAVVWRVFEPLLQPMVTPETLPMHPVRELQERCQQHAEGLEYKASRDGNLATVEVYVDGVQIGVAHNAQKKMAQKLAARNALVVLKEKENAEALDKAEENEKKKKNVGQTFTRQTLNDICLRRNWPMPLYRCVNEGGPAHAKRFTFAVRVNTTDKGWTGECVGEPMPSVKKAKDSAAALLLELLNKWYS from the exons GAATAATGGGGATGGAGATAAGggtgttgttgttgatgttaGAACGAGTAATGGAGATTCGAAAAGGCCGAGTGCTAGAGAGGATTGTAACGTTGATAGAGACCGGGATAGTGAAGAGAGAGGTGGAAAGAGGACTCGTCTAAGTAGTGGTTTTAGAGACGAGAGAGGATATTCAAGTCGTGTGCAGAGTTATGGGGAGAGTAATGGAAGGAAAAGGTATCGAGAGTTTGACGAAACTGGACGGAGGGATAGGGATAGGGATAGGGATAGGGACTTGGGTGGTAGGAGAAGGGAGTATAATAATAATGGGAGGAGAGAAAGTCGGGATAGGGAAAGGAGAGATAGAGAAGGAAAAGGTTATTGGGAGAGGGAAGGGCCGGGGATGAAGGAAATTGTGTATCGTGTGGGTTCATATGAACCTGCCCGAAATAGAGACGCAAACAAGGTGGAGTTTGGGAAGAACCAAGAGTGCAACGTGAGGGTTGGGAAGAATGAGGAGGGTAATAATAAGGAGAAGAATTTGGAGGAACGGGCACGCCATTATCAGTTGGAAGTACTTGAGCAGGCGaagcagaaaaatactattgcTTTCCTGGAGACTGGTGCCGGAAAGACTCTAATTgctgttttacttattaaaagtATCTGCAATAGATTGCAACAGCAGAACAAGAAAGTGCTTGCTGTTTTTTTGGTGCCAAAGGTTCCACTAGTTTATCAG CAAGCAGAAGTTATACGCGAACAAACTGGATACAGTGTAGGACATTACTGTGGTGAAATGGGTCAAGATTTCTGGGACACTCGGCGATGGCAACGGGAGTTTGAAACTAAGCAG GTATTGGTCATGACTGCTCAGATTTTGTTGAACATTTTAAGGCATAGCATAATCAAAATGGAATATATACATCTACTTATTCTTGACGAGTGTCACCATGCCGTCAAGAAACATCCATATTCACTAGTGATGTCTGAATTCTATCACACAACTCCAAAGGAGAAAAGACCTGCTATTTTTGGGATGACTGCTTCCCCTGTTAACTTGAAGG GTGTTTCCAGCCAAGTGGATTGTGCTATCAAGATACGTAACCTAGAGACTAAGTTGGATTCCGTAGTTTGTACAATAAAAGATCGTAAGGAGTTGGAGAAACATGTTCCAATGCCATCAGAAATTGTTGTGGAATATGATAAAGCAGCGTCTTTGCTGTATCTACATGAACAGATCACACAAATGGAAGTAACAGTTGAAGAAGCTGCACGAGCAAGTACAAGAAAGAGCAAATGGCAATTTATGGGGGCTAGGGATGCAGGAGCCAAGGAAGAGCTACGCCAGGTCTATGGTGTCTCTGAAAGAACTGAGAGTGACGGTGCTGCTAATTTGATTCAAAAATTAAGGGCTGTTAACTACGCACTTGGTGAACTGGGACAGTGGTGTGCTTACAAG GTTGCACACAATTTTTTAGTAGCCTTACAAAATGATGAGAGGGCAAATTACCAGCTTGATGTCAAGTTTCAAGAATCCTATTTGAGCAAGGTGGTTGCACTTTTACAGTGTCAGTTATCAGAGGGAGCTGCTTTCAACAAGGATGCCAGCAGTACAGAAGAAGTGAATGGCTTCCATCAAGATAATGGCAGTGTTGATGAGATTGAGGAGGGAGAGCTTCCTGATTGTCATG TTGTCTCTGGTGGAGAGCATGTTGACGTTGTCATTGGAGCTGCTGTAGCTGATGGGAAAGTCACCCCCAAAGTGCAGTCACTGGTAAAAGTACTGATGAAGTACCAGCACACTGATGATTTCCGTGCAATCATCTTTGTTGAGAGAGTTGTGGCTGCATTGGTTCTTCCAAAG GTTTTTGCTGAGCTTCCatctttaaattttatcaagtgTGCAAGTTTGATTGGACATAACAATAATCAGGAAATGCGAACGTCACAGATGCAGGATACAATTGCTAGATTCCGGGATGGTCGT GTGACTTTGCTAGTTGCCACTAGTGTTGCTGAGGAAGGTCTTGATATTCGACAATGTAATGTGGTGATTCGCTTTGACCTTGCAAAAACTGTTTTGGCATACATCCAATCTAGGGGACGTGCAAGAAAGCCAGGATCAGATTATATCTTGATGGTTGAAAG GGGGAATATGTCACATGAAACATTTCTAAGGAATGCTAGAAACAGTGAAGAAACTTTGCGTAAAGAAGCAATTGAGAGGACTGACATAAGTCATCTCAAGGGTACTGCAGGATTAGTATCAGCAGATAATGTCCCGGGTTCAGTGTACCAGGTAGCTTCTACTGGTGCTACTGTGAGCTTGAATTCTGCTGTAGGCCTCATCCATTTTTACTGTTCGCAGCTACCCAGTGATAG GTATTCAATACTTCATCCAGAATTCATCATGGAGCGGCATGAGAAGCCAGGTGGATCTACAGAATATTCTTGTAGGCTTCATCTCCCTTGTAACGCTCCTTTCGAAAACCTTGAGGGCCCGTTATGCAGTTCAATGCGTCTTGCACAGCAG GCTGTTTGCCTTGCTGCTTGCAAGAAGCTTCACGAGATGGGGGCATTTACCGACATGCTCTTGCCTGACAAGGGAAGTGGGGAAGATGGAGAAAAGATTGAGCCAAATGATGAAGGAGAACCACTTCCAGGAACTGCAAGACATCGAGAATTCTATCCTGAAGGCATAGCTTCGATACTTCGG GGGGAATGGATCTTGTCTGGCAGAGATGGTTGTGATAACTCCAAAATATTTCATCTCTATATGTATGTTGTGAAATGGGAACATGTAGGATCCTCGAAGGATCCATTCTTGACCCAAGTTTCAGAATTTTCAGTACTTTTTGGCAGTGAGCTGGATGCAGAG GTGTTATCGATGTCGATGGATCTCTTTATCGCTCGAACCATGAAGATTAAGGCCTCTCTTGTCTTTCGGGGCTCTGTAGATGTCACAGAAAGCCAG CTAGCATCCCTGAAGAGTTTCCACGTGAGAATGATGAGCATCATACTGGACGTGGATGTAGAACCTTCTACAACTCCGTGGGATTCTGCAAAGGCTTATCTTTTTGTCCCTATGGTTGGCGATAAATCTTTAGATCCTTTAAAAGAAATAGACTGGGATCTCATTGAGACTATAACTAGGACAGATACGTGGAACAATCCCTTGCAAAGGGCTCGACCAGATGTTTACTTGGGAACAAATGAGCGGAGTCTGGGTGGGGATAGGAGAGAGTATGGGTTTGGGAAGCTGCGTTATGGCATGGCATTTGGGCAGAAATCTCATCCTACTTATGGTATCAGAGGAGCAGTTGCACAGTATGATGTGGTCAAGGCTTCTGGATTGGTTCCTGATCGGGATTACAGTTTGCAGGACAATCTAGAACTGCCGAAAGGAAAGTTGATGTTGGCTGATACCTGCATTAGCGCAGAAGACTTGGTGGGTAAAATTGTGACAGCTGCTCACTCTGGAAAGAGGTTTTTCGTTGATTCGGTGCGTTATGATATGACTGCAGACAACTCATTTCCCAGGAAAGAAGGGTATCTTGGTCCTTTGGAGTATAGTTCATATGCAGACTACTATAAACAGAA GTATGGAGTCGAATTGATCTATAAGAAACAACCTTTACTTAGAGGTCGTGGTGTTTCATATTGCAAGAATCTCCTTTCCCCTAGATTTGAACATTCAGAAG AACATGTGGGTGAATCTGAGGAGACCCTTGACAAAACTTACTATGTTTATCTACCTGCTGAATTGTGTTTTGTACATCCACTTCCTGGAGTGCTAGTTCGAGGTGCCCAGAGACTCCCGTCTATAATGAGACGTGTGGAAAGCATGCTACTTGCTGTTGAACTTAAAAGTATCATTAACTACCCTGTCCCTGCTTCCAAG ATTCTGGAAGCTTTAACTGCAGCCTCTTGTCAAGAGACATTTTGTTATGAAAGAGCCGAGCTCCTTGGAGACGCTTATTTGAAATGGGTTGTTAGTAGATTTCTATTTCTCAAATATCCCCAAAAACACGAGGGTCAGCTCACGCGAATGAGACAGCAAATGGTAAGCAATATGATATTATACCACCATGCACTTGAAAAGGGGCTTCAGTCATATATCCAAGCAGATCGCTTTGCACCCTCTAGGTGGGCTGCTCCTGGTGTTCTTCCAGTCTTTGACGAGGACATCAAAGAAGGGGAATCATCTTTATTTGGTCAGGAAAAGGGTAATGCAAAGACTGGTCTTGAAAAAGATGTCAATAATAactatgatgatgatgatgatgaaatgGAAGATGGTGAAGTTGAAAGTGATTCAAGTTCTTACAGAGTCCTTTCTAGCAAGACATTGGCAGATGTTGTTGAAGCACTCATTGGAGTTCATTATGTTGAAGGCGGAAAGATAGCTGCTAACCACTTCATGAAATGGATTGGAATAGATATAGAGTTTAATCCTGATGAAATCGTGTGTCCAAAGAGACCAAGTGTAGTTCCAGAAGGTGTTCTTAGAAGTGTGAATTTCGATGCGTTAGAAGGTGCTCTAAAGATTCAATTTCGAGACCGGACGTTCTTGATTGAAGCAATTACTCATGCGTCACGTCCGTCTTCTGGAGTTTCCTGTTACCAGCGACTAGAGTTTGTGGGTGATGCAGTCTTGGATCATCTTATAACCAGGCACTTGTTCTTCAAATATACAGATTTGCCCCCTGGCCGTCTGACAGATTTGCGTGCTGCAGCAGTTAACAATGAAAATTTCGCCCGAGTTGCGGTTAAACACGAGCTTCATATGCATTTACGACATGGGTCCACTGCCTTGGAGAAGcag ATACGGGATTTTGTGAAGGAAGTTGGAGTTGAGTTGTCAAAACCTGGATTTAATTCATTTGGCTTAGGGGATTGCAAGGCCCCAAAGGTTCTTGGTGATATAGTTGAATCCATTGCCGGGGCTATTTTCCTAGATAGCAGTCATGACACTGCAGTTGTGTGGAGA GTATTTGAGCCTTTATTGCAACCAATGGTTACTCCAGAGACACTCCCAATGCATCCGGTGAGAGAGTTGCAAGAACGATGTCAGCAGCACGCTGAAGGTCTGGAATATAAGGCCAGTCGAGATGGGAATTTAGCGACTGTTGAAGTTTATGTGGATGGAGTACAGATTGGAGTGGCGCATAATGCGCAGAAAAAGATGGCACAAAAACTGGCTGCACGCAACGCTCTAGTAGTTCTCAAGGAAAAAGAAAACGCAGAAGCTCTGGATAAAGCggaggaaaatgagaaaaagaaaaagaacgttGGACAAACATTCACAAGGCAGACATTAAATGACATTTGCTTACGTAGAAATTGGCCCATGCCACTTTACAG GTGTGTGAATGAAGGTGGTCCAGCACATGCGAAGAGGTTTACATTTGCAGTGCGGGTGAATACCACGGATAAAGGTTGGACAGGTGAATGCGTTGGAGAGCCTATGCCTAGTGTTAAGAAGGCCAAAGACTCGGCTGCTGCACTTCTCTTGGAGCTTCTCAACAAATGGTATTCATGA